Part of the Lentisphaerota bacterium genome is shown below.
CACGCCGCCCAGCCGCACCACCAGGCGAGCACGCCGACCACCGTTTCGGGGCGGACGCCCGCCGCGCGGATGGCGGCGAGCCGGGTGTCGCCATGGCGCTTGGCCAGCCTCCGGCCCTCCGCGCTGACCACCAGCGGCACGTGGATGAAGCGGGGCAGCGTCAGCCCCAGAGCGTGGTAGAGCAGGAGCTGCCGGTGCGTCGCCGGAAGCAGGTCGTCGCCGCGAACCACCTCCGTGATCGCCATCGCCGCATCGTCGGCCACCACCGCCAGCATATAGCCCGCGCCGTCGGGGTCGCGGGCGATCACGAAATCGCCGACGGTCTCGCCGACCCGCTCCCGCTGCGGACCGTGGAAACCGTCGTCAAAGACGGTCTCCGCCCCACCGGGCACGCGAAACCGCCACGCGGGCAGCCGCCCCGGCGGGAGGGTCGCGGCGGCGGCGGCATAGCTGCCGAACCGTCCGCGGCACGTCCCGTCGTAGGCCGGGCCGTCCTCCCCCGCCTGCGGCGCCGATTGCCCCGCCTCGACATCGCGCCGTGTGCAGACGCACGGATAGACCAGCCCCCGTTCCTGAAGTCGCAGCAGCGCTTGCCGGTAAAGCGGGCGTCGCGCCGTCTGCACATAGGGCGCGTGCGGACCGCCCACGTCGGGGCCTTCGTCCCAGTCCAGGCCGAGCCAGCGGAGATCATCAATCGCCGCCTGCGCCGTGCCGGGCTTGACCTTGGGATGGTCGAGATCCTCCATCCGCAGCACCACCCGCCCGCCCCGGCGCCGGGCGAGCAGCCAGGCGACCAGGAACGTGCGCGCATTGCCCAGATGCAGCGCGCCCGTGGGACTCGGCGCCAGACGGCTGCGAATGGACGTTTCTTGATTCACCGATTTCATTCCCCGTTTCGGTTTCCCAAAATCATCGAGCAGGCACTATTTCCACATGCCACGGTTCGGGCATGGGCGCGTCGAAGTCATCGGCCAGAACGACGGTTCGACCACGAAGCGGGTGGCGCGTCTGACGGTTTTTGCCTAACATGATTGGTACGATCATGGCGACCGGTGTTCCGTAACGCCTGACCATCACCGGCTCGCGCGTCTGCTCAACCCCTTCAATGAGTCCGGGAAGGCGGTTCCGCACCGCCGAAATATTTAACGACTTCATGGGAGTCTCTCCTGTCTTGTACAACGAGAGTTGCACATCTCGAACCGGTTGTCAACGCGAGACGTAATGCGGATGGGAAACGCAAGGCCCGTCCCGAATAGCGCTAAGTTAAGGGTCTATTGCCTTCTTAATCCTAATCGTAATCTTAATCTTAATCTCTTGGTGGAGCACGGATTACGATTAGGATTAGGATTACGATTACGATTAGGATTAGGATCGGAAGCATCGCTTAACTTAGCACCATTCAGGCCCGTCCCTATGCGGCTCCAAGGAGAAGGCGCCGCCGTTGTTGTTTGGCGCGGGCGATCCGGCCTTGCTTCAGGGTGGTGGCCTCGCAATCGTTGGGTCCCGCGACGTGGATGATGCCGGACAAGCGTTTGCCGGTGATGTCGCCCGGTGGTGCGCGCGCGGAGGTATGCCGGTTATTTCTGGCGGTGCACGCGGTGTTGACCAGATTGCCTATGGCGTGTTGCCTGCCACCATTTACGAAGCGGTGTTGCCTGTGATCGAGGCGGCCTTGTCGAAGCCGACGGGGGCGGCCGAGTTGGCGACACGGCTTGCGGTTTCCAAGGCGCAGTTGGAGATCTGGCTCAGCAGGCGGTGAGCGAGAAGAAGGTGAAGAAGTTGATAAAACCAGTACGGTATGCACGGAGAACCTGTCCCTGTTGACTTTCATCAAGCGCCATGCGGGACCAGCACCGGAGCCGATGTCCCGGTATTCGCCGGCAGATGACCGTGCAGACGATCCGAACGCATCACTGTTTCTCGTTCCGTTGTCTTTCTCATTAGCGGCGCGGCGGGGACGCCGCTGCCTGTGGCTGACGATGCGGCAAAAATCATCGGTGATTGGTGCGGGCGCGCAGCGCGGGGGGCGGCGGCGTCCCCGCTGCGCCGCAGGCCAATGGGTCAGTATGCGTCGGACCTGCGTTCGCCGCAGGCCGATGCGATCAGTCGAGGAGGTGTACTATTTCCTCCGTTTTCCATGGGTGTCTTTCACGCTGGCTTCTCCTCTCTCCAATCATGTGAATCTTGTAATCCTGTCAAACATGCATGTCCGTCTAGCCACGCAATTTCAGACAGGATTACATGATTTGCATGATTGAGATGGGTAACGCAAGGCCCGTCCCTTGCGGACCCGGTTCTGCCTAGTCTTCAACTCCTGTGAACACGAAATCGAGTTTCTCATAGAGCCCCCGCTCGACCTCGTCGTCTTCTTCAACCCAGGCGTCGAAGGCCGGGCGCTTCTCTGCGATGATTGTGAGGGCACGTTGAACCATCTTGGTGGCAAGTCCTTGGCGCCTGTATTCAGGTGCAACAGCAATGTGCTGGATGCTGCCGCCCTGATGCAGGACCTTGCGAACAGGGTCGGGTTCGCAGGCGTTGACCAGGCACACGCCAACAATGGCTCGTGAGGACCGTAAAGACACAACCGTTGATGCGCTCATCGCGAGTTTGACGTCACCGTGCTTCCGGTGGTGATCGAGCCATCTGTCTACTTCAAATATGCCCTGTTCGACCGTTCCTCCTTCGGAAAGGTGGTACAGCGGGCACTTGATCGCATGATAGAACTCGCCGATCTGCTTCTTGCGGGATTCCACCAAGGGCTCGGAAACAAGTTCTTCTCCCCAGTCGATCTCGAACTTGGCCGTGTGTCGTATCATCTGAAACGCCATGTCTTCCTCCCTTGGCATCAACCGCAATGCCCTC
Proteins encoded:
- a CDS encoding tRNA glutamyl-Q(34) synthetase GluQRS; translated protein: MKSVNQETSIRSRLAPSPTGALHLGNARTFLVAWLLARRRGGRVVLRMEDLDHPKVKPGTAQAAIDDLRWLGLDWDEGPDVGGPHAPYVQTARRPLYRQALLRLQERGLVYPCVCTRRDVEAGQSAPQAGEDGPAYDGTCRGRFGSYAAAAATLPPGRLPAWRFRVPGGAETVFDDGFHGPQRERVGETVGDFVIARDPDGAGYMLAVVADDAAMAITEVVRGDDLLPATHRQLLLYHALGLTLPRFIHVPLVVSAEGRRLAKRHGDTRLAAIRAAGVRPETVVGVLAWWCGWAAWGEELRPADLLDRAELGSIPREPAVLTAQVKDRLSVI
- a CDS encoding type II toxin-antitoxin system Phd/YefM family antitoxin, whose product is MKSLNISAVRNRLPGLIEGVEQTREPVMVRRYGTPVAMIVPIMLGKNRQTRHPLRGRTVVLADDFDAPMPEPWHVEIVPAR